One stretch of Actinacidiphila sp. DG2A-62 DNA includes these proteins:
- a CDS encoding SDR family NAD(P)-dependent oxidoreductase has translation MNTATGPSSDAGTFSAAAATREPEGPAEWGSDAAAGRTAAHAASFAARALTSCRFPPASETPAPAFRSPCGSALASFCPSRDAPSRDLRGTSCNSLPVLVAELAPGMAERGAGVIVNIGSWMARVGVPYKALCPATKAAVEQLTRAWAAEYGPRGVRVNTVAPGATATRGTSADADRMAELTKGTPAGAPVRPVDIAYAVRFLASDQAALVHGATLDVDGGIAATRLR, from the coding sequence TGCCGGGACGTTCTCGGCGGCCGCGGCCACCCGGGAACCGGAGGGGCCGGCAGAGTGGGGGTCGGACGCGGCGGCCGGACGTACCGCCGCCCACGCCGCCTCCTTCGCCGCGCGCGCCTTGACCAGCTGCCGCTTCCCGCCCGCCTCGGAGACACCCGCGCCCGCCTTCCGCTCCCCCTGCGGTTCGGCGCTCGCAAGCTTCTGTCCCAGCCGGGACGCACCGTCGAGGGACTTGCGGGGCACCTCGTGCAACAGCTTGCCCGTGCTGGTGGCCGAGCTGGCGCCCGGCATGGCCGAGCGGGGAGCCGGCGTCATCGTGAACATCGGTTCGTGGATGGCCCGCGTGGGCGTCCCCTACAAGGCCCTGTGCCCGGCGACCAAGGCAGCCGTGGAACAGCTGACCCGGGCCTGGGCGGCGGAGTACGGGCCTCGCGGCGTCCGTGTGAACACCGTCGCGCCGGGAGCGACGGCCACCCGCGGCACGTCGGCCGACGCCGACCGGATGGCGGAGCTGACGAAGGGGACCCCCGCGGGGGCTCCGGTACGGCCCGTCGACATCGCCTACGCGGTCCGCTTCCTCGCCTCCGACCAGGCCGCGCTCGTCCACGGCGCGACGCTCGACGTCGACGGCGGGATCGCCGCCACCCGGCTGCGCTGA
- a CDS encoding ABC transporter ATP-binding protein: MGEIVLDRVHKSYDGKTSAVEEISYTVEQGHFVTLLGPSGCGKSTTLNMIAGLEDVSGGTITIDGGRVDELPPDKRDLAFVFQDYALYPHMTVYENMAFGLRMRKTPRQDIDQRVRDAAARLSLEPFLDRKPRDLSGGQRQRVALGRAIARRPAVFLFDEPLSNLDALLRDRTRTELKQLHQELGATSVYVTHDQEEALTLSDKIAVMSRGRLEQYGTPQEIYDSPATEFVAVFVGKPSINLFDAEADGDRLVVPGTGIAVPGEGITEKKVRLGLRPDELAVHEEPRDGDIRATVKLTQPLGHATDVAVTVAGTDLLARAPGFLNVAPGQEVGVDITAARRHVFTADGSRRLSR; encoded by the coding sequence ATGGGCGAGATCGTCCTGGACCGGGTCCACAAGTCCTACGACGGCAAGACCTCCGCGGTGGAGGAGATCTCCTACACCGTCGAGCAGGGCCACTTCGTGACGCTGCTCGGGCCGTCGGGCTGCGGCAAGTCCACCACACTGAACATGATCGCCGGACTGGAGGACGTCTCCGGCGGCACCATCACCATCGACGGCGGCCGGGTCGACGAACTCCCGCCGGACAAGCGGGACCTGGCGTTCGTCTTCCAGGACTACGCCCTCTACCCGCACATGACGGTCTACGAGAACATGGCGTTCGGCCTGCGGATGCGCAAGACCCCGCGGCAGGACATCGACCAGCGGGTGCGGGACGCGGCGGCGCGGCTGTCGCTCGAACCGTTCCTGGACCGCAAGCCCAGGGACCTGTCCGGCGGGCAGCGCCAGCGCGTCGCGCTCGGCCGGGCCATCGCCCGCCGCCCGGCGGTGTTCCTCTTCGACGAGCCGCTGTCCAACCTCGACGCGCTGCTGCGCGACCGCACCCGCACCGAGCTCAAGCAGCTCCACCAGGAGCTGGGCGCCACCAGCGTCTACGTCACCCACGACCAAGAGGAGGCGCTGACCCTCTCCGACAAGATCGCCGTGATGAGCCGCGGCCGGCTGGAGCAGTACGGCACGCCCCAGGAGATCTACGACAGCCCGGCCACCGAGTTCGTGGCGGTCTTCGTCGGCAAGCCATCCATCAACCTCTTCGACGCCGAGGCCGACGGCGACCGGCTGGTCGTGCCCGGCACCGGCATCGCCGTCCCCGGCGAGGGCATCACGGAGAAGAAGGTGCGGCTGGGGCTGCGCCCGGACGAACTGGCCGTGCACGAGGAGCCGCGCGACGGCGACATCCGCGCCACGGTCAAACTCACCCAGCCGCTCGGCCACGCCACCGACGTCGCGGTGACCGTCGCGGGCACCGACCTGCTCGCCCGCGCCCCCGGCTTCCTGAACGTCGCCCCCGGCCAGGAGGTCGGCGTCGACATCACCGCGGCGCGCCGCCACGTCTTCACCGCGGACGGCTCCCGCCGGCTGTCGCGGTGA
- a CDS encoding carbohydrate ABC transporter permease, whose product MTTFRTATAPGGGQPAGGPATQAPPAPSPRRRGLSRRGRKRAVTVLHRFLLVVALLYFIAPFVWMVVYSVFPAHDLQRENPRLDPGDLTLSSYRRLLGQSSFLKPMLTSAMVGLLTTLICLALGSIAAYGLARLRFRGKQVLLLAMMSTQAIPVIVLAVPLFIVIRTLGLFDTPAALIITYTAFILPLVVWMMVGFFEDIPLSLEKAARIDGCGRWQILWRIAAPLAAPGLAATGVFAFITAWSDFFLAKILTASNATTLPVRTASFQGLFANDYTSAATAGVITTLPVMLLALAAQRWIVRGLTEGAVKG is encoded by the coding sequence GTGACCACCTTCCGCACCGCCACCGCACCGGGCGGCGGCCAGCCCGCCGGCGGCCCGGCGACGCAGGCGCCCCCGGCCCCCTCGCCGCGCCGCCGCGGACTGTCCCGCAGGGGCAGGAAGCGGGCCGTCACGGTGCTGCACCGCTTCCTGCTCGTCGTGGCCCTGCTGTACTTCATCGCGCCGTTCGTGTGGATGGTCGTCTACAGCGTCTTCCCGGCGCACGACCTCCAGCGGGAGAACCCGCGGCTCGACCCGGGCGACCTCACCCTGTCCTCGTACCGGCGGCTGCTCGGCCAGAGCAGCTTCCTGAAGCCGATGCTCACCTCCGCCATGGTGGGCCTGCTCACCACGCTGATCTGCCTGGCGCTCGGCTCGATCGCCGCCTACGGACTGGCCCGGCTGCGGTTCCGCGGCAAGCAGGTCCTGCTGCTGGCGATGATGTCCACCCAGGCGATCCCGGTGATCGTGCTCGCGGTGCCGCTGTTCATCGTCATCCGCACGCTCGGCCTCTTCGACACCCCGGCCGCGCTGATCATCACCTACACCGCGTTCATCCTGCCGCTGGTGGTCTGGATGATGGTGGGCTTCTTCGAGGACATCCCGCTGAGCCTGGAGAAGGCCGCGCGGATCGACGGCTGCGGCAGGTGGCAGATCCTGTGGCGGATCGCGGCGCCGCTCGCCGCGCCGGGCCTGGCGGCCACCGGCGTCTTCGCCTTCATCACCGCCTGGAGCGACTTCTTCCTGGCGAAGATCCTCACCGCGAGCAACGCCACGACGCTGCCGGTCAGGACCGCGTCGTTCCAGGGGCTGTTCGCCAACGACTACACCTCGGCGGCCACCGCCGGCGTGATCACCACGCTGCCGGTCATGCTGCTGGCCCTCGCCGCACAACGCTGGATCGTGCGCGGCCTTACCGAAGGAGCAGTGAAGGGCTGA
- a CDS encoding carbohydrate ABC transporter permease has translation MPATTLTTPSRPHAPTAPGGGRLRRGRAERGDRRFNLLLMAPAVLVVLALFAYPIGYAGWLSLHQWNDKISPVHPYTGTDNYHQLFTDPAYREALNRTVYFSVITVLAGVALAIGLAVLLTQQFRFRALARVLLLVPWAVPPVVNGIMWHLIFDGDTGIANTVLRGLGIIDGNKQWLSSPTSAMNVLIFAEMWKLLPFLTLLFIAALQSVPANLYRAASIDGAGAIRRFAFITLPSIRTTILFALIVQSMWSLKVFDTIYVLTGGSGGPAGGTTTVNFFAYLTTFSNLDRGYGAAIAISIMALVLLIAVFWMLLFRAPSWFVARGIGRRGPGGLGPRRRTA, from the coding sequence ATGCCGGCAACCACGCTGACCACACCCAGCCGCCCGCACGCCCCGACCGCCCCCGGCGGCGGGCGCCTCCGGCGCGGGCGCGCCGAACGCGGCGACAGGCGGTTCAACCTGCTGCTGATGGCGCCCGCCGTGCTGGTCGTCCTCGCCCTGTTCGCCTACCCCATCGGCTACGCCGGCTGGCTGTCGCTGCACCAGTGGAACGACAAGATCAGCCCCGTGCACCCGTACACCGGCACGGACAACTACCACCAGCTGTTCACCGACCCCGCCTACCGCGAGGCCCTCAACCGCACGGTGTACTTTTCGGTCATCACCGTGCTGGCCGGGGTCGCGCTCGCCATCGGGCTCGCGGTGCTGCTCACCCAGCAGTTCCGCTTCCGCGCCCTGGCACGCGTGCTGCTGCTCGTCCCGTGGGCGGTGCCGCCGGTGGTCAACGGGATCATGTGGCACCTCATCTTCGACGGCGACACCGGCATCGCCAACACCGTGCTGCGGGGCCTCGGCATCATCGACGGCAACAAGCAGTGGCTGTCCTCGCCCACCTCGGCGATGAACGTGCTGATCTTCGCCGAGATGTGGAAGCTGCTGCCGTTCCTCACCCTGCTGTTCATCGCCGCGCTCCAGAGCGTGCCGGCCAACCTCTACCGCGCGGCCAGCATCGACGGCGCCGGCGCGATCCGCCGGTTCGCCTTCATCACCCTGCCCAGCATCCGCACCACGATCCTGTTCGCCCTCATCGTGCAGAGCATGTGGTCGCTGAAGGTGTTCGACACCATCTACGTGCTCACCGGCGGCTCCGGCGGTCCCGCCGGCGGCACCACCACCGTCAACTTCTTCGCCTACCTGACGACGTTCAGCAACCTCGACCGCGGCTACGGCGCGGCCATCGCCATCAGCATCATGGCGCTGGTGCTGCTCATCGCCGTCTTCTGGATGCTGCTGTTCCGCGCGCCGTCGTGGTTCGTGGCCCGCGGCATCGGCCGCCGCGGCCCGGGCGGCCTGGGCCCGAGGAGGAGGACCGCGTGA
- a CDS encoding sugar ABC transporter substrate-binding protein yields the protein MAHHSQHTQSSHSLPSRRSALALGGGLIAAAGLTACSGGSTGTAGTSASPLAPASSAGGSIRILDDNTNKIFQSGVVAQFEKDTGIKVEKYEQANFNDLHDRLATLFSAQDSSYDVVMTWAAWSAEFGRAGWLQPLDRSAVPQGVLPAALDAVSYGGTVYGLPKFASAQTMFWNKNLFDKAGLAPDTAPATWDDFVSAAKELTGGGVYGYAADMGNTDGAYQNFLRVLLLNGGTMYDADNKPAFNSDKGVDALDRLVRLLRTDKVMSPSSLQITNSSDLNTLFANGKAAIVFNWPAQYPVAVAQGALGASAVGNGILPGITVKSASIDGSEGFAINAFSQNKAAALKWLQYVTTAPVQREMVQKEGWFPVTTSLLQEKTVTSHLPIVSTYLQESRYPIKRFGAPWYSDVVQQLSTGITTAMLGRTTPKKALDTAADQASAIIAKYK from the coding sequence ATGGCCCATCACTCGCAGCACACGCAGTCCTCGCACTCGCTGCCGAGCCGCCGCTCGGCGCTCGCCCTCGGCGGTGGCCTGATCGCCGCCGCCGGACTCACGGCGTGCTCCGGCGGCAGCACCGGCACGGCCGGCACGTCCGCGAGCCCGCTGGCCCCCGCCTCCTCCGCCGGCGGCAGCATCCGCATCCTCGACGACAACACCAACAAGATCTTCCAGTCGGGCGTCGTCGCGCAGTTCGAGAAGGACACCGGGATCAAGGTCGAGAAGTACGAGCAGGCCAACTTCAACGACCTGCACGACCGGCTGGCCACCCTCTTCTCCGCGCAGGACTCCTCCTACGACGTGGTGATGACCTGGGCCGCCTGGTCCGCCGAGTTCGGCCGGGCCGGCTGGCTGCAGCCGCTGGACCGCTCCGCCGTCCCCCAGGGCGTCCTGCCGGCCGCGCTGGACGCCGTGTCCTACGGCGGCACCGTCTACGGCCTGCCGAAGTTCGCCAGCGCCCAGACCATGTTCTGGAACAAGAACCTCTTCGACAAGGCCGGACTCGCCCCCGACACCGCCCCCGCCACCTGGGACGACTTCGTCTCGGCGGCCAAGGAGCTGACCGGCGGCGGCGTCTACGGCTACGCGGCCGACATGGGCAACACCGACGGCGCCTACCAGAACTTCCTGCGCGTCCTCCTGCTCAACGGCGGCACCATGTACGACGCCGACAACAAGCCGGCGTTCAACAGCGACAAGGGCGTCGACGCCCTCGACCGGCTGGTCAGGCTGCTGCGCACCGACAAGGTGATGAGCCCCTCCAGCCTGCAGATCACCAACTCCAGCGACCTGAACACCCTTTTCGCCAACGGCAAGGCCGCGATCGTCTTCAACTGGCCGGCCCAGTACCCCGTGGCCGTCGCCCAGGGCGCGCTCGGCGCGTCCGCCGTCGGCAACGGGATCCTGCCCGGCATCACGGTGAAGTCGGCGTCCATCGACGGCTCCGAGGGCTTCGCCATCAACGCCTTCTCCCAGAACAAGGCCGCGGCGCTGAAGTGGCTGCAGTACGTCACGACCGCGCCCGTGCAGCGCGAGATGGTGCAGAAGGAGGGCTGGTTCCCCGTCACCACCTCGCTGCTCCAGGAGAAGACCGTCACCTCGCACCTGCCCATCGTCAGCACCTACCTCCAGGAGTCGCGCTACCCGATCAAGCGCTTCGGCGCGCCCTGGTACAGCGACGTCGTGCAGCAGCTGTCGACCGGCATCACCACGGCGATGCTCGGCAGGACCACCCCCAAGAAGGCCCTCGACACGGCGGCCGACCAGGCGTCGGCGATCATCGCCAAGTACAAGTAG
- a CDS encoding Gfo/Idh/MocA family protein — protein MVNVGIVGAGIRGQMYAQSLAGFPGARVTAVCDLDPRTAQKAADEFGLAAFTDHRAMLERGGLDAVIVATPDFAHREAAVDAARSGAHLLLEKPLATTAEDCRAIAEAVREAGVQCMVGFENRWNPAIRRIHDLSAGGALGDVLTQNILLSNTYYVPTRMIPWAARSSPAWFLMSHTVDAALWVADKPVASVVARGSRGRLAELGVDTWDVVHALLTFADGTTANLTSTWVLPESSPSIIDFQYKVVGSRSAVDVDLQDQSFRHAGDSYTWPGMLGGEIDGRLQGPPTWMVQSFVAALAEGKPVGPGLDQGALVTDVVLAVLESLRTGEAVPLAATPAA, from the coding sequence ATGGTGAACGTCGGCATAGTCGGCGCCGGAATCCGCGGGCAGATGTACGCGCAGTCGCTCGCCGGCTTCCCCGGCGCCCGGGTGACCGCGGTCTGCGACCTCGACCCGCGGACGGCACAGAAGGCGGCGGACGAGTTCGGCCTCGCGGCCTTCACCGACCACCGGGCCATGCTGGAGCGCGGCGGCCTCGACGCGGTGATCGTCGCGACGCCCGACTTCGCCCACCGCGAGGCCGCCGTCGACGCCGCGCGCAGCGGCGCCCACCTGCTGCTGGAGAAGCCGCTGGCCACGACCGCGGAGGACTGCCGCGCGATCGCCGAGGCGGTGCGGGAGGCCGGGGTGCAGTGCATGGTCGGCTTCGAGAACCGCTGGAACCCCGCCATCCGCCGCATCCACGACCTGTCGGCCGGCGGCGCGCTGGGCGACGTGCTGACGCAGAACATCCTGCTCAGCAACACCTACTACGTGCCGACCCGGATGATCCCGTGGGCGGCGAGGTCGTCGCCGGCCTGGTTCCTGATGAGCCACACCGTCGACGCCGCCCTGTGGGTCGCGGACAAGCCGGTGGCCTCGGTGGTCGCCCGCGGCTCGCGCGGCAGGCTGGCCGAACTCGGGGTGGACACCTGGGACGTCGTGCACGCGCTGCTGACCTTCGCCGACGGCACCACCGCCAACCTCACCTCCACCTGGGTGCTGCCGGAGTCCTCGCCGTCGATCATCGACTTCCAGTACAAGGTGGTGGGCAGCCGCTCCGCGGTCGACGTCGACCTGCAGGACCAGAGCTTCCGCCACGCCGGGGACTCCTACACCTGGCCCGGCATGCTCGGCGGCGAGATCGACGGGCGGCTGCAGGGCCCGCCGACCTGGATGGTGCAGTCCTTCGTCGCCGCGCTGGCCGAGGGCAAGCCGGTCGGCCCCGGCCTCGACCAGGGAGCGCTGGTCACCGACGTCGTCCTGGCCGTCCTGGAGTCCCTGCGGACCGGCGAGGCCGTACCGCTCGCCGCGACGCCCGCGGCCTGA
- a CDS encoding ROK family protein — MPASAPVPASAPARPRRAATPLISPSLASQVNRARVLQSLYDIGPLSRSDLARLTGTTRAAIGTIVQPMIDSGILAEGDPRSSGASGGKPARPLWFSPSGPSIAAVHLLPGHVKAAMVSAAGEILATAEDRFRPDGTDPDAVVETVLACLERVLPSRGTPPMGVGIAVGGMVDTDTGTVVKVNLAPVLDGLPLGPLLSRRLDLPVYLDHHPRVQALGDRWFGQARGVQSFASLYLADVLGVGLVLDGAVQRGQAGAGGEIGHTVVELDGRECECGRRGCWETIATDRWLRDEAVRLGLPAAPSMTAGSLARLAARDHPGAADLLDRFARNISVGIVNLQQILAPGLFILHGNAIAGGDAFRRRIEEHVGSRIPQRAPGPPQIVFAEANDHVTALGAAGLVLSHTLRLIA, encoded by the coding sequence GTGCCGGCATCGGCCCCGGTCCCGGCATCGGCCCCGGCACGGCCGCGGCGCGCGGCCACCCCGCTGATCTCGCCGAGCCTGGCCAGCCAGGTCAACCGGGCCCGGGTGCTGCAGTCGCTCTACGACATCGGCCCGCTGTCCCGCTCCGACCTGGCGCGGCTCACCGGCACCACCCGGGCCGCGATCGGCACGATCGTCCAGCCGATGATCGACAGCGGCATCCTCGCCGAGGGCGATCCGCGCTCCAGCGGCGCGTCGGGCGGCAAACCGGCCCGGCCGCTGTGGTTCTCCCCCTCCGGGCCGTCCATCGCCGCCGTGCACCTGCTGCCCGGCCACGTGAAGGCCGCCATGGTCAGCGCCGCGGGCGAGATACTGGCCACCGCCGAGGACCGGTTCCGGCCGGACGGCACGGACCCGGACGCGGTGGTGGAGACGGTGCTGGCCTGCCTGGAGCGGGTGCTGCCGTCGCGGGGGACGCCGCCGATGGGCGTCGGCATCGCGGTCGGCGGCATGGTCGACACCGACACCGGCACGGTGGTGAAGGTCAACCTCGCGCCGGTGCTGGACGGCCTGCCGCTGGGCCCGCTGCTCTCCCGCCGGCTCGACCTGCCCGTCTACCTCGACCACCACCCGCGCGTCCAGGCGCTCGGCGACCGCTGGTTCGGCCAGGCGCGCGGGGTCCAGTCGTTCGCCTCGCTCTACCTCGCGGACGTGCTGGGCGTCGGGCTCGTCCTCGACGGCGCCGTGCAGCGCGGCCAGGCCGGGGCCGGCGGCGAGATCGGGCACACGGTGGTCGAGCTGGACGGCCGCGAGTGCGAGTGCGGGCGGCGCGGCTGCTGGGAGACGATCGCGACCGACCGCTGGCTGCGCGACGAGGCGGTACGGCTGGGGCTGCCCGCCGCCCCGAGCATGACCGCCGGTTCGCTGGCCCGGCTGGCCGCCCGCGACCACCCCGGCGCCGCGGACCTGCTTGACCGGTTCGCCCGCAACATCTCCGTGGGCATCGTCAACCTCCAGCAGATCCTGGCGCCCGGCCTGTTCATCCTGCACGGCAACGCCATCGCCGGCGGCGACGCGTTCCGCCGCCGGATCGAGGAGCACGTGGGCTCCCGCATCCCGCAGCGCGCGCCCGGCCCGCCGCAGATCGTCTTCGCCGAGGCCAACGACCACGTCACCGCGCTCGGCGCGGCCGGCCTGGTCCTCTCCCACACGCTGCGGCTCATCGCCTGA
- a CDS encoding metal ABC transporter solute-binding protein, Zn/Mn family: MHPSPSRSLALVAGASLALLAGCGSSSDSGGDGAPASSGSASASASGATISVVASTNVYGDIVKQIGGARTDVTSIISDPDQDPHSYEANTRNQLALSRAKVVIENGGGYDDFVDRMLKSSGSSAEVINVVKFSGKTAPKGGELNEHVWYDFPTVARLADDIAAVLGRADPKDAAAFTANAAAFKSRIAPLEAQEAQIKKEHGGEGIGITEPVPLYMTEASGLVNKTPEEFSEAVEEGSDVSPRVLRETLALYSDKQVKALVYNAQTSGPQTEKVQKAAKAAGIPVVPVTETLPDGKDYLAWMTANVDALASALAK; the protein is encoded by the coding sequence ATGCACCCGTCCCCGTCCCGCAGCCTGGCGCTCGTCGCCGGCGCCTCCCTGGCCCTCCTGGCAGGCTGCGGCAGCTCATCGGACTCCGGAGGCGACGGGGCGCCGGCGTCGTCCGGTTCCGCGTCCGCCTCCGCGTCCGGCGCCACGATCTCGGTGGTCGCCTCCACCAACGTCTACGGCGACATCGTGAAGCAGATAGGCGGCGCGCGGACCGACGTCACCTCGATCATCAGCGACCCGGACCAGGACCCGCACTCCTACGAGGCCAACACCCGCAACCAGCTGGCCCTGTCCAGGGCGAAGGTCGTCATCGAGAACGGCGGGGGCTACGACGACTTCGTCGACCGGATGCTGAAGAGCAGCGGTTCCTCGGCCGAGGTGATCAACGTCGTGAAGTTCTCCGGCAAGACCGCCCCCAAGGGCGGCGAGCTCAACGAGCACGTCTGGTACGACTTCCCGACCGTCGCCCGGCTCGCCGACGACATCGCCGCCGTCCTCGGCCGGGCCGACCCGAAGGACGCCGCCGCCTTCACCGCGAACGCCGCAGCCTTCAAGTCCCGGATCGCGCCGCTGGAGGCGCAGGAGGCGCAGATCAAGAAGGAGCACGGCGGTGAGGGCATCGGCATCACCGAGCCGGTGCCGCTGTACATGACCGAGGCCAGCGGGCTGGTCAACAAGACGCCCGAGGAGTTCAGCGAGGCCGTCGAGGAGGGCAGCGACGTCTCGCCCAGGGTTCTGCGGGAGACCCTCGCCCTGTACAGCGACAAGCAGGTCAAGGCGCTGGTCTACAACGCCCAGACCTCCGGCCCGCAGACGGAGAAGGTCCAGAAGGCGGCGAAGGCGGCCGGCATCCCCGTCGTGCCCGTCACCGAGACCCTGCCGGACGGCAAGGACTACCTCGCCTGGATGACGGCGAACGTCGACGCGCTCGCGAGCGCGCTGGCCAAGTGA
- a CDS encoding metal ABC transporter ATP-binding protein: MISLRDAAVSYGSRTVWKGLELDLRPGEFLAVLGPNGSGKTSLVRALLGRQPLSAGTLTVLGRPAHKGGRHIGYVPQQAALSAQAMVRARDLVRFGLDGHRYGPWPRTGAVRRRVDEILASVGASAYADVPVGMLSGGERQRVRIGQALATDPRILLCDEPLLSLDLNHQRAVTELVDARRRSHGTGIVFVTHEINPVLGLADRVLYLARGGHRIGTPDEVLSSESLSRLYGTQVDVVRVRGRVVVVGAPDETAAPPHHPDPGAVEPRGTARTHESDGVRS; this comes from the coding sequence CTGATCAGCCTGCGCGACGCCGCCGTGTCCTACGGTTCGCGCACCGTGTGGAAGGGACTCGAACTGGACCTGCGGCCCGGGGAGTTCCTGGCCGTCCTCGGACCGAACGGTTCGGGCAAGACCAGCCTGGTCCGGGCCCTCCTGGGACGGCAGCCGCTGTCCGCCGGCACGCTGACCGTGCTCGGCCGGCCCGCGCACAAGGGCGGCCGGCACATCGGCTACGTCCCGCAGCAGGCCGCGCTGTCCGCGCAGGCGATGGTGCGCGCCCGCGACCTGGTGCGCTTCGGCCTGGACGGACACCGCTACGGGCCGTGGCCGCGCACCGGCGCGGTCCGCCGCCGGGTGGACGAGATCCTCGCCTCGGTCGGCGCGTCGGCCTACGCCGACGTCCCGGTCGGCATGCTCTCCGGGGGCGAGCGGCAGCGCGTGCGCATCGGCCAGGCCCTGGCCACCGACCCGCGCATCCTGCTGTGCGACGAGCCGCTGCTGTCCCTCGACCTGAACCACCAGCGGGCCGTCACCGAACTCGTCGACGCCCGGCGTCGCTCCCACGGCACGGGGATCGTCTTCGTCACCCACGAGATCAACCCGGTGCTCGGGCTGGCGGACCGGGTGCTCTACCTCGCGCGCGGCGGCCACCGGATCGGCACGCCGGACGAGGTGCTGTCCTCGGAGTCGCTCTCCCGGCTGTACGGCACCCAGGTCGACGTCGTACGCGTGCGCGGCCGGGTCGTGGTCGTCGGAGCGCCGGACGAGACCGCCGCGCCCCCGCACCATCCCGACCCGGGGGCGGTCGAGCCCCGCGGCACCGCACGAACCCACGAGAGCGACGGAGTCCGGTCATGA
- a CDS encoding metal ABC transporter permease produces MMLADGIWHQIFAFDNYGDLLSLVRNSLIAGAALGLVGGLAGVFVIMRDLPFAVHGISELSFAGASAALLMGVNVVAGSIVGSLLAAGAIGVLGARARDRNSVIGILMPFGLGLGVLFLALYKGRAANKFGLLTGQIVAVGTPEMTWLLGTSALVLVVLALIWRPLSFASADPDVAQARGVPVRSLSFAFMLVLGLTVALSVQVVGALLVLTLVVTPAAAAARVTASPVLLPLLSVVFAVASIEGGILLALGSSIPISPYVTTISFTVYVVCAVAGRYRTQRWGNRRTVPQPA; encoded by the coding sequence ATGATGCTCGCCGACGGGATCTGGCACCAGATCTTCGCCTTCGACAACTACGGCGACCTGCTGTCCCTGGTCCGCAACTCCCTCATCGCCGGCGCCGCGCTCGGCCTGGTGGGCGGCCTGGCCGGGGTGTTCGTCATCATGCGCGACCTGCCCTTCGCGGTGCACGGCATCAGCGAGCTGTCCTTCGCGGGTGCGTCGGCGGCGCTGCTGATGGGCGTCAACGTCGTGGCGGGCTCGATCGTCGGCTCGCTCCTGGCGGCCGGGGCGATCGGCGTGCTGGGCGCCCGGGCCCGGGACCGCAACTCGGTGATCGGCATCCTGATGCCCTTCGGACTCGGGCTCGGGGTGCTCTTCCTCGCCCTGTACAAGGGCCGGGCGGCCAACAAGTTCGGTCTGCTCACCGGGCAGATCGTCGCCGTGGGCACCCCCGAGATGACGTGGCTGCTCGGCACCTCCGCCCTCGTCCTGGTCGTCCTGGCGCTCATCTGGCGCCCGCTGTCCTTCGCCAGCGCCGACCCGGACGTCGCCCAGGCCCGCGGGGTGCCGGTGCGCAGCCTGTCGTTCGCCTTCATGCTGGTGCTCGGCCTGACCGTCGCCCTGTCGGTGCAGGTGGTCGGCGCGCTGCTGGTCCTCACCCTCGTCGTCACCCCGGCCGCGGCCGCCGCCCGGGTCACGGCGTCACCGGTGCTGCTGCCCCTGCTCAGCGTGGTGTTCGCGGTGGCCTCCATCGAGGGCGGCATCCTGCTCGCACTGGGCAGCAGCATTCCGATCAGCCCGTACGTGACCACCATCTCGTTCACCGTCTACGTCGTCTGCGCGGTGGCGGGCCGCTACCGCACTCAGCGGTGGGGCAACCGGAGGACGGTCCCGCAGCCGGCCTGA